One stretch of Glycine soja cultivar W05 chromosome 7, ASM419377v2, whole genome shotgun sequence DNA includes these proteins:
- the LOC114419242 gene encoding probable NAD(P)H dehydrogenase subunit CRR3, chloroplastic: MFCLSNLSTIKPIVANATLPQNNDSDQTKPSIPVPATKSLPRRNRLRNGAPKPSVMQMERIVGAGSFRDTEPPPLRDSDMRKTVMDLFFGQAMEGEVQKKMRETGEWLSTNAEPRITSSRKGILMFMFQWILPIWAILLLVAFGAIKLPFNSPFLDDLLM, translated from the exons ATGTTTTGCTTATCTAACCTTTCTACTATCAAACCCATTGTGGCTAATGCCACTCTTCCCCAGAACAACGATTCTGATCAAACCAAACCTTCAATTCCAGTTCCCGCCACAAAATCTTTACCTCGCAGAAACAGGCTTCGGAATGGAGCCCCAAAGCCTTCTGTAATGCAAATGGAACGCATTGTTGGCGCTGGAAGCTTCAGAGACACCGAACCCCCTCCTCTCCG GGATTCTGACATGCGGAAGACGGTGATGGACTTGTTCTTCGGGCAAGCAATGGAAGGGGAGGTGCAAAAGAAGATGAGGGAGACAGGAGAGTGGCTCTCCACCAATGCTGAGCCTAGAATTACTTCTTCCA GAAAAGgaattttaatgtttatgttTCAATGGATTCTACCAATTTGGGCTATATTACTCCTAGTAGCCTTTGGAGCCATCAAGTTACCATTCAACAGCCCTTTTCTTGATGATCTGCTCATGTGA